Within Bacillus sp. Marseille-Q1617, the genomic segment TACATCTAGAATCTAGTATTGCTTTCTCTTTTTACTTTATTGGATTGCTCCATTAACAATAAGAACAGGCGACAGTTCACCACTTCCTCCTCCATAAAACTCGATTTGGTTCGTGGAAAAGCCTGGCGTGGTCACGGCTTTCAATCTGAATTGCGTTTTTCCATTTTTATTGATTTGCGCCAATGCGCTGGCAGGCAGCTCGAGATCGATATAACCGGAGGCAGGAGGAGACTGGATGCCTGTAACGTTACTCAAGCTGGCAAGCGCTGAGTAATCGCTTTGTTCAATCCCCGCGGTCCCGAAGGTTCCATTTTTTATATCTGCAGAAATTGATGATACCGTGCCCGTGAGTGACTTAATGTAAAGACGGACGGTGGCCGACTCAACAGTGGTTTGCGCCAGGCTGCTTGTATCGAAAGAAAGAATTCCTCTGAACGTGTCTGTGTTATACATTCCTTTATCCCCAACTTTGATGTCCCCGGTACCTTTGCCATCCGCCGTGAACTGGCCGGCGAATCCATCTTCCAAGGAGATGGAAGGGGTGGTGATGCCTTCACCTGGCGGGACCGATTCATCGATCACATAGATTTCTTGTTTGATGGATTCCGTGTTTCCTGAAGTGTCCCTGCTGAAGAAACGGAGGGTGGTATCCCCGTTGATTTGGATCGGACCTGTGTATAAAGCGGAGTGAGTGGTCGGGTCCGAGCCGTCTGTTGTGTAGTAGGTGGATGCCTCTTCATTTGCCTGCAGGGATACTTCTACCGGTTCGTTGTAGGTGCCTCCTTTTGGAGAGGCAGCGGTGACCGGTGCGGTGGTGTCGTTTTCACCGCCGTTATCATTGAAAGAATCAAAGAAATCAAACATCATCCGGCTCGCATCAGGACCTTGCGGATCGGTATAGCTGCCCTGTGAACTGCCGCCAGACCAGGCATGGCCCATGCCCTGTACCTTCACTTTCCTCATCCACACCTGTCCGTCCCCGCCTTCGAAAGCACTGACGCTGTAACTTCTGCCTCCAGAAACAGTGGAGTTCTCGGTCCGTTCA encodes:
- a CDS encoding PHB depolymerase family esterase, which encodes MTGKRMWMMTVALMLIFAGTLFPVSSSAAGQFLDGSYGGKPYKLYVPNGYDSSISYPLYVMLHGCTQDAGQFATGTKMNALADEKGFLVLYPEQTSSANSNKCWNWFEPAHQSRGSGEPAVIAGMVNTIKNSYSIQGDHVYAAGLSAGAAMSVIMGATYPDIFSGIGVGAGLEYKAATNMTGAFTAMSSGGPNPAQQGNLAYQAMGSRAKVMPVMVFHGTSDYTVYPVNGDQVISQWAVTNDLAHNGTADGWIDDQPERTENSTVSGGRSYSVSAFEGGDGQVWMRKVKVQGMGHAWSGGSSQGSYTDPQGPDASRMMFDFFDSFNDNGGENDTTAPVTAASPKGGTYNEPVEVSLQANEEASTYYTTDGSDPTTHSALYTGPIQINGDTTLRFFSRDTSGNTESIKQEIYVIDESVPPGEGITTPSISLEDGFAGQFTADGKGTGDIKVGDKGMYNTDTFRGILSFDTSSLAQTTVESATVRLYIKSLTGTVSSISADIKNGTFGTAGIEQSDYSALASLSNVTGIQSPPASGYIDLELPASALAQINKNGKTQFRLKAVTTPGFSTNQIEFYGGGSGELSPVLIVNGAIQ